TATCTGGCAACTAAGAATGAGTTTTTTGCAGAAGTTGTCCGTGACATAGTTAAATATGTAAACAGAGATTTACGACATGAATTAGGGGGTTATTACAGTGCAGAAGATGCAGATTCGTATCCCACATTTGGCGCATTACAAAAGAGAGAAGGAGCATTTTGTGTGTGGGAGTATAACGAACTGGAATCTCTACTGGGACATAAAACAATTGGAGCTCTatcttatttagaaatattttgtgattattTCAGTGTAGAAGAAAATGGTAATATATCACCTGACAGTGACCCTCACGAAgagcttacaaataaaaatgttctcaTTGTATATGGAAGTAAAGAAGAAACTATGTCGAAATTCGGCCTTACTCTAGATCAATTTAATGAAGTAATATCTGACTGTATCAATATATTGTACGAAGAGCGGTTAAAGAGGCCAAGGCCACATTTAGATACTAAAATTCTGTGCTCTTGGAATGGACTAATACTTGCTGGCTTATCGCAGGCTGGTCAAGGCTTAGGCGAAAAAAGCTTCGTAGAAGATGCAATTAAAACTGCGCAATTCGTCAAAGAACACCTCTTTGATCGTAACACTAACACTCTCCTTCATTCTTGTTATAAATCTGACGATGGAAACATTGTTCAAACGTAAGTTGTTgttttgaacaaaatatttaaagagaCGGGTACATTTAAACAGTACTAATAAATATGTACCGGTTTCAGTAATCAGCCTATTCAAGGATTTTTGGACGACTACGCTTTTCTAATTAAGGGTTTGCTGGACTTGTATGAAGCATCTCTTGATTTAAATTGGCTTAATTGGGCACGTGAATTGCAAATGAAGCAGAATGAGTTATTCTGGGACGATCAAAATGGAGGATATTTCACATGTTCTACTGAGGATAATACCGTCGTTCTAAGGTTAAAAGAAGGTAATATagctttgcgattttttttgtttcacgtCTGAAGACGATATCGcatatattttgacaatataagaaatattcatcattttcattttataaattggttACACTTTTTACAGATCAAGACGGTGCAGAGCCATCGGGCAACAGTGTTTCATGTCACAACTTGCTACGTCTGGCAGCTTATGCAGACAAAAGCGCTATGTCCCAAGGAGGTGAACTAGAGAAAGGAAtggcaaaaaaaatattaatggccTTTTCAAAGCGTTTAAATGATACGCCTACAGCTCTGCCTGAAATGATGTCTGCGCTCATGTTCTATAATGATTCTCCTACACAGGTatgaactatttattatattactttaatcaTATTGATTAGAAGTCACGTACACGTTAATCGTTTACCTTCATAGAATATTCATATAGTTTTTATCAGAAATACAATTTATCCAACTAGTTTTTTCGCTGCTTGTATGTAGacatgttaaaatttaatttgaagtaaataaattaataatattaaactcttCTGATAAAGCAAtacttgtttataaatattgatcgCTCATATTTTTTCAAAGGACATCTGCcagaatattatgtaaaatacaattgtattatgTGGATGTGTCAAGTAATTAAAAGTAtcaattttacatatttcaGGTTTTAATAGCGGGCGGTTGCTCGGACCCGCGCACGTTGGAGTTGGTGCGCGTGGTGCGCTCGCGCCTGCTGCCGGGCCGAGTGCTCGCCGTGGCCGACCCAGCCACGGACTCGCCCGCCGGTATGTCCGACATACGTGAGTCCTTTCGCTACTGACGTAGAGTTAGTGATTCATttgattatcattatattatcattactcataatatatataatctataattaattaaaagttccGCAGGCACTTTGGTatctgtttaaaattaaaagctttTAATGTAAAGGCATCGCATTGAACCAAGGGAATCCAGACTTTTTTTAACTATGACGTctgttatagttttttttttatatgaacattCGATATGAACTCCTGCACTAGTATTTAGCCAATACGagttttatgtgtgtgtgtgtgtgtgtgcgtgtgtagtGCTGGCGCGCGTGCGCAGTGCGGGCGACGTGCCGACGGCGTACGTGTGCCGGCGCTACGCGTGCTCGCTGCCCGTCACAGACAGCAAGCAGCTCGGCGACTTGCTCGACGAGTAGCGTATCAAGGGAGGACTGCGAGATACTGAATCCtttgacattgttttatttacgtatgtatatgttttcaaagaaaatatttgttctcatagattttatttcagtatttgttgtgattttttgttcttttgtttCAAGAATTCTCGTTTTCTAGTTATTTTGGATTGAGTGGGTCGAAGTGTAATTgttaacttttgaaataaaattttaaagtttaacatATTTCATGTCATATTACAGATACGGGTACGTATCTCTTGTCAACATAAAATGTTGTTGATTTTATGCaatgacaataaatattatgtcattataatacaaaaaaaaaaaaacaataattttattgtgagaaaacaatttaaataaaaagtaaaataaatattgacaattattatatatatatatatatatatgttca
This window of the Vanessa cardui chromosome 5, ilVanCard2.1, whole genome shotgun sequence genome carries:
- the LOC124529714 gene encoding spermatogenesis-associated protein 20 isoform X3 gives rise to the protein MASGNTDSNQAANPKHTNRLITEKSPYLLQHAHNPVDWYPWCQEAIDKAKEENKLIFLSVGYSTCHWCHVMEKESFENEDVAKVMNEHFINIKVDREERPDLDRVYMLFIMATQGGGGWPMSVFLTPDLRPVTGGTYFPPEDRWGRPGFKTILLSLAKKWKDNQAQFLEASSNIIDALENISKVDVGNTSIPGEVTWNKCVRRYMTSFEPEFGGFGTAPKFPQASILNFLFHFYARDKNNAEGKKCLEMCLHTLTKIAKGGIHDHVSSGFARYSVDNDWHVPHFEKMLYDQAQLMVAYTDAYLATKNEFFAEVVRDIVKYVNRDLRHELGGYYSAEDADSYPTFGALQKREGAFCVWEYNELESLLGHKTIGALSYLEIFCDYFSVEENGNISPDSDPHEELTNKNVLIVYGSKEETMSKFGLTLDQFNEVISDCINILYEERLKRPRPHLDTKILCSWNGLILAGLSQAGQGLGEKSFVEDAIKTAQFVKEHLFDRNTNTLLHSCYKSDDGNIVQTNQPIQGFLDDYAFLIKGLLDLYEASLDLNWLNWARELQMKQNELFWDDQNGGYFTCSTEDNTVVLRLKEDQDGAEPSGNSVSCHNLLRLAAYADKSAMSQGGELEKGMAKKILMAFSKRLNDTPTALPEMMSALMFYNDSPTQVLIAGGCSDPRTLELVRVVRSRLLPGRVLAVADPATDSPAGMSDILLARVRSAGDVPTAYVCRRYACSLPVTDSKQLGDLLDE
- the LOC124529714 gene encoding spermatogenesis-associated protein 20 isoform X2 — translated: MPTGRAVLLLRRLSTGDNRLKNINLNHHTSKESLFINPVCLNRYLSFSKRFSSFGQTHLLPPQLTRSISDSVIKMASGNTDSNQAANPKHTNRLITEKSPYLLQHAHNPVDWYPWCQEAIDKAKEENKLIFLSVGYSTCHWCHVMEKESFENEDVAKVMNEHFINIKVDREERPDLDRVYMLFIMATQGGGGWPMSVFLTPDLRPVTGGTYFPPEDRWGRPGFKTILLSLAKKWKDNQAQFLEASSNIIDALENISKVDVGNTSIPGEVTWNKCVRRYMTSFEPEFGGFGTAPKFPQASILNFLFHFYARDKNNAEGKKCLEMCLHTLTKIAKGGIHDHVSSGFARYSVDNDWHVPHFEKMLYDQAQLMVAYTDAYLATKNEFFAEVVRDIVKYVNRDLRHELGGYYSAEDADSYPTFGALQKREGAFCVWEYNELESLLGHKTIGALSYLEIFCDYFSVEENGNISPDSDPHEELTNKNVLIVYGSKEETMSKFGLTLDQFNEVISDCINILYEERLKRPRPHLDTKILCSWNGLILAGLSQAGQGLGEKSFVEDAIKTAQFVKEHLFDRNTNTLLHSCYKSDDGNIVQTNQPIQGFLDDYAFLIKGLLDLYEASLDLNWLNWARELQMKQNELFWDDQNGGYFTCSTEDNTVVLRLKEDQDGAEPSGNSVSCHNLLRLAAYADKSAMSQGGELEKGMAKKILMAFSKRLNDTPTALPEMMSALMFYNDSPTQVLIAGGCSDPRTLELVRVVRSRLLPGRVLAVADPATDSPAVLARVRSAGDVPTAYVCRRYACSLPVTDSKQLGDLLDE
- the LOC124529714 gene encoding spermatogenesis-associated protein 20 isoform X1, with product MPTGRAVLLLRRLSTGDNRLKNINLNHHTSKESLFINPVCLNRYLSFSKRFSSFGQTHLLPPQLTRSISDSVIKMASGNTDSNQAANPKHTNRLITEKSPYLLQHAHNPVDWYPWCQEAIDKAKEENKLIFLSVGYSTCHWCHVMEKESFENEDVAKVMNEHFINIKVDREERPDLDRVYMLFIMATQGGGGWPMSVFLTPDLRPVTGGTYFPPEDRWGRPGFKTILLSLAKKWKDNQAQFLEASSNIIDALENISKVDVGNTSIPGEVTWNKCVRRYMTSFEPEFGGFGTAPKFPQASILNFLFHFYARDKNNAEGKKCLEMCLHTLTKIAKGGIHDHVSSGFARYSVDNDWHVPHFEKMLYDQAQLMVAYTDAYLATKNEFFAEVVRDIVKYVNRDLRHELGGYYSAEDADSYPTFGALQKREGAFCVWEYNELESLLGHKTIGALSYLEIFCDYFSVEENGNISPDSDPHEELTNKNVLIVYGSKEETMSKFGLTLDQFNEVISDCINILYEERLKRPRPHLDTKILCSWNGLILAGLSQAGQGLGEKSFVEDAIKTAQFVKEHLFDRNTNTLLHSCYKSDDGNIVQTNQPIQGFLDDYAFLIKGLLDLYEASLDLNWLNWARELQMKQNELFWDDQNGGYFTCSTEDNTVVLRLKEDQDGAEPSGNSVSCHNLLRLAAYADKSAMSQGGELEKGMAKKILMAFSKRLNDTPTALPEMMSALMFYNDSPTQVLIAGGCSDPRTLELVRVVRSRLLPGRVLAVADPATDSPAGMSDILLARVRSAGDVPTAYVCRRYACSLPVTDSKQLGDLLDE